The genomic stretch CATACTTTTGGCAGTTATGATGAATTGTTCCAATCGGGAACCGTGGATATTGTTTATATCGCCACACCACATAATTTCCATAAAGAGCTGTCCATAAAGGCACTTGAAAACGGCATAGGGGTTTTGTGCGAAAAACCAATGGGCGTTAATAGGGCAGAAGTAGCGGAACAGGTCAATGCATCAAAAAAACATAACGCATTTTTAATGGAGGCCATGTGGTCCCGTTTTAATCCGTCCATCAAAAAAGTAAAGGAATTGGTGGATGCTGGGGAGATAGGGGACCTAAAATATCTTTATGCGGATTTTGCATTTTATGCATTGGATAGGGATGAAGATTCTCGATTGCTAAATCCCAATCTAGCTTCGGGCACTATTTTGGATATTGGTATTTACCCCATTTTCCTTTCTTATTTGTTGTTGGGCATGCCAGAGCACATTATGGCAAGTTCCAAGTTTCATGACAACGGTACCGAGCTCCAGACCAGCATGATTTTTGACTACCCTGATGCACAAGCTATGTTGTATAGTGGTTTTACCAGTCGCTCCCGAATGGATGCGGAAATTTCCGGGGAAAAGGGCGAACTGTTTTTAAAATCCAGATGGCACGAAGCGGACGAATATACGATGGTGAAGGAAGACGAAACCAAAAAGTTCAGTCTACCCCTGAAAGGTATTGGTTACTACTACGAAATTCTGGAAGTGCATGAATGTTTACGAAGCAATAAAACTGAAAGTGATCTATGGTCGCACCAAAACAGCTTGGATTTGTCAGAGTTATTGGACAGTGTCAGGAAAAAATGCGGGGTGAGCTTCCCTTTTGAAACATAATCCTTGATAATAGCTTTACATTATACCTATTTTTACGATATTTGAAATTCTTCAGAAATTAATAGAATGGGAATGAATAAAAACACAGTGCTGGCCTGGGCCACATGGATTATGATTTTTGTGGGAATCGGTATGATCGCACTTGGAGCTTTTAAATATGATGAAGTGGCGGGCTGGGGCTTTGCTGCTGTTGGAATCGGTTTTTTTGCCGTAGCTTGGGTGTTCAATGCCCTAAAAGGTAGAGTGTAAGCTCTTTTTCTTAACAATTTAATTTATCACTAAATGTCAGACGATAAAAAAGTCATTTTTTCAATGTCTGGGGTTACCAAGACCTATAAAACGGCCAACACCCCGGTACTTAAAAATATATATTTAAGCTTTTTCTACGGAGCCAAAATCGGAATCTTGGGTCTAAACGGATCCGGTAAGTCCACCTTGCTTAAGATTATTGCAGGGGTTGATAAGAATTATCAAGGAGATGTGGTGTTTTCCCCGGGATATTCGGTTGGTTATTTGGAGCAAGAACCACAGCTGGACGAGAATAAGACCGTCCTTGAGGTGGTGAAGGAAGGTGTTGCCGAAACCGTTGCCATTTTGGACGAGTACAACAAGATCAACGACATGTTCGGTCTGCCCGAAGTGTACGAGGATGCCGATAAGATGCAGAAGCTGATGGACAAACAAGCCGCGCTTCAAGATCAAATAGATGCTGCAAATGCTTGGGAGCTCGATACCAAATTAGAGATTGCGATGGATGCGCTACGTACTCCTGAATCCGATAAAAAAATAAGTGTGCTTTCCGGTGGTGAGCGCAGAAGGGTTGCCCTCTGCCGACTGCTTTTGAAGGAACCCGATGTGTTGTTATTGGATGAGCCCACCAACCACTTGGATGCCGAATCGGTACACTGGTTGGAGCACCATTTGGCACAATATAAAGGAACCGTGATCGCCGTAACGCACGACCGTTATTTCTTGGACAATGTAGCGGGTTGGATTTTGGAATTGGACCGCGGTGAGGGAATTCCATGGAAAGGGAATTATTCCAGCTGGTTGGACCAAAAGGCCAAAAGACTGGAACAAGAGAGCAAACAGGCCTCCAAGCGTCAAAAAACGTTGGAACGAGAGCTGGATTGGGTGCGCCAAGGTGCCAAAGGAAGACAGGCCAAACAAAAGGCACGTTTAAAGAATTACGATAAGCTCCTCAGCCAAGATCAAAAACAAATGGAGGAAAAGTTGGAGATCTACATTCCAAATGGACCTCGATTGGGCACCAATGTAATCGAGGCCAAAGGGGTAAGCAAAGCTTTTGGCGATAAATTATTGTACGAAAACTTGAACTTTAACCTGCCACAAGCAGGTATCGTTGGTATAATCGGTCCAAACGGTGCCGGTAAGACCACTATATTCAAGATGATCATGGGAGAGGAAACTCCCGATAAAGGAGAATTCATTGTTGGGGATACGGCAAAACTTGCCTATGTGGACCAATCCCATTCAAACATCGACCCCGATAAATCCATTTGGGAAAACTTCAGCGATAGCCAAGAGTTGATCATGATGGGAGGAAAGCAGGTAAATTCCCGTGCCTATTTGAGCCGTTTTAATTTTTCGGGAAGCGAGCAGAACAAAAAGGTGAACATGCTTTCCGGAGGTGAACGGAACCGACTGCATTTGGCCATGACCTTAAAAGAGGAGGGCAACGTGCTGCTATTGGATGAGCCTACCAACGATTTGGATGTAAACACACTACGTGCGTTGGAAGAAGGTCTGGAAAACTTTGCCGGTTGTGCTGTGATAATCTCGCACGACAGATGGTTCTTGGACAGAATCTGTACACACATTTTGGCATTCGAGGGCGACTCTCAGGTATACTTTTTCGAAGGTTCGTTCTCAGATTATGAGGAGAACAAAAAGAAACGCTTGGGAACGGATATCATGCCCAAGCGTATCAAGTACAAAAAATTGATTCGTTGATAAGAGGGGAGGAATTATTCTTCTCCGCCGAGATTTTTGATTCCTTCCTCCAATAATTTTTTCGCTTTTTCCAAATATGCTTTTTGGTGGGCAGCCAAGCTGTTTGCATCTTGACTGTTTCCAGACGTGGAACCAATTGAGTTGGAAAGCTCCACCAATTGTTGAATGGCCTGTTCCGCGGATTGGAGTTTGTCACCGGCATGTTTTTCAAAAACCTTGATCATTTCCAGTTCCATGGATTGTACGGAAGCGGTTTCGGAACTTTCTTCCGCGGTTTCATCATCACTGTAAGTTTCTACCGAAGCTACCGTTGTTGAAGTTCCAAGAGTACATTCATCAATAATGGTAATGAGCTCGTTGATTTCACCGATGGCCTTTTTGGTAAAGAACCTTCCAGCTTCCCAATCGGCAGGCTCAATGGCCTTGTCCAAAGTTTCCATGGCATCCAAGGTCTTGTTCCTGGCCTTGTCACAACTACATTCTTCCATAAAACTTTGTCCGCTTTCCAAAGCGGTCAAAGCACGTTCGGCGTAGTACATTTGGTGCTCAAAGTTGGTGGCTTCCATGGCTTTTTTGCCATGACTTAGCGCATAGGTAACTTTAGCGTAAAAATTATCACATTGATTGGAGTAGGTAGCTTGTATGGCAAAAAGAAACGCCATCACTACAAAAACATGGGATTTGGGAGCCATATTCGAGTATTTGATTAGGTTACTAAGTTTGTTTGTCTAACGGCTAAACTACAATTTTATTTCAATATTCTAAAAATCTTCTGTTGGATACCAATCCCATTGCACCACTTCAATATTGGAATCACCGTTGTTCACCAAGGTCTTGAACTGCCCAACATCGCTTACGTCCGGTCTGCCTCTATAATGGTAAGGATAGACTTGATCGGGCTTAAATTCCAAAACGGCATCGGCCGCACTTTCCACCGTCATGGTGTAGGGTAGGTTCATACAGATGAATGCTTTATCAATATTTTCCAAAGCACGCATTTCCGGGATGTCCTCGGTATCCCCCGAAAAATAGATGCGTTCGTCACCAAAGGTGAACACATAGCCATTTCCTCTTCCTTTTACATGAAAATCTTTAGCTTCTTCCCGTAAGTTGTACATGGGGATGGCCTTTACCGTAAAACCAGCAATGTCTTTGCTTTCACCATTTTTCATAGTGGTTGTTTTTGAGGAAAGATTTTCCTCCATTTGTAAAACAACGGCATCGGGAGCGATGATCTGAACCCCTTCCAAATCCAATTCGTTTAAGGTCTCTGGATTAAAATGGTCTCCGTGTATATCGGTAATAAAAATAATATCTGGTGATTTTTGACCTTCAAAAGCGGCCTTTCCACCAACAGGGTCTATATATATGGTATGGTCGTCCCATTCGATTACCGCGGTGGCATGTTCTATCGGAATAATGTTGGCTGCAGCAGGCGCTTCGACCTCAACAGCTGTTTTTTCAACATCCGCTGTTTCTTCCTGTTTCTTTTCCTTTTGCTTGCAGGAAACCATCAAAAGTAAGAGTGCCCCAATGGTTGTGGTGATATTTTTTTTCATAATGAATTCATTTTTATCCTTTTAAAAATAAGGGATTATGGGTAGAATTATAATTTTTTGTGAAGATTATTTTCATCCAAATAATCCAAATACAAATCCCATGCGTATATAAACCAAACACGATTGATTAAAAAACCTTAAACGTAGAATCAATTAAAACAAAAAGTTATGACTGAAACAAAAAATAACAATAACGGATTGAAGGTAATAGCAGGTCTGTTAGGCGTAGTTCTTTTGGGAACCATTATTTACACGGTTAGTCTTTATCAAGATAAAAAAGCTACAGCAGAAGCACTTACTCAAGAAAAAGAATTGGTTGTAGAGGATTTGAACAATTTGAAGTCCGAGTATGACAAAGCTATTTTGGAAAGCAATGCCACTAACGAAGAGTTGGTTGCAGCTAGAGACAATATCGCAAAGTATATTGATTCCGTGAGCAGCATGAAAGCTGATATCGCTACACTTTCCCGTTACAGAAGACAAGTAAGCGTTCTTAAGGCCGAAAGGGAGGAATTATTGAAGCAAGTGGATTCCTTGACACAATCCAACAGTTTGTTGGCCATGCAAAGGGACAGCACTTTTGCTGAGTTGGAGCAACAAACCGTATTCAACGATTCTTTGATCATCCAGAACACTCAATTGGCCGATGCCGTTGAAAAAGGTTCTGCACTTAACCTTAGTACTATTAGTGTTGATGCCATCAAGGAAAGAAACAGTGGTAAATTGGTTTCTACCTCTAGAGCTAGAGCCACAGATAAATTCAAAGTTTGTTTTACCATTGCCGATAACGTAATCGCCGAAGCTGGTGACAGAGAATTCTATATCGAAGTTCTTGGACCACAAGGTAACGTATTGGGTGAAGGTTTGACAAAAACTACGGAAGATGGTAGCTCACTTACTTACAGTAAAGGAACCAACTTCTATTACGAAAACGATGCGCTGGATGTTTGCGACTATATAAACAAGCCTAGTGGCGATTTCCAAGATGGAAACTACATGGTAAATGTTTATGACAACAAATTGAAATTGTTGGGTACTTCCAGCTTTGAATTGAAATAGTAACACACACTATCACCATAACTAAAAATGCCCGTCCAATTTTGGACGGGCATTTTTTATGTTTTCAACCTGAGTTCGATTATTATTTTTGACCTTGAAAATGCCGCGTCACTTCGAGTGCGAAGCGTATCGAGAAGTGGCATTTTAGGACTGGAAATCGTTGTTTTTGATCTACCTGCCGGCTCTCAAACAGGCGATTTAAAATCACAACTTTCCAATAATCGAATTCGAGTTTCCAAGTTTCATTCGCTTATTTAAGACTGCCCACCATATCTTCCGGTTTTACCCACTCATCATATTCTTCAGCAGTAACATACCCTAGATTAATGGCCTCTTCCCTTAAAGTAGTACCATTTTTATGGGCCGTATTGGCAATCTCGGCGGCTTTGTAGTAGCCGATTTTGGTATTCAAAGCGGTAACCAACATCAACGAATTGTTCAGCAAAGTTTTAATGATCTCGTGGTTTGGTTCAATTCCAGCAGCACAGTTTTCATCAAAACTTACACAGGCATCCCCAATAAGTTGGGCGGATTGTAAAATATTTGCTGCCATAACAGGTTTGAACACATTTAGTTCGTAATGCCCCTGTGTGCCACCAACGCTAATGGCCACATCGTTGCCCATAACCTGTGCGCAAACCATGGTAATGGCCTCACATTGGGTAGGGTTTACTTTACCCGGCATTATGGAGCTTCCCGGTTCGTTGGCAGGGATTATGATTTCACCGATTCCGGAACGTGGCCCTGAGGCCATCATACGGATATCGTTCGCGATTTTGTTCAAAGAAACCGCTAATTGTTTCAATGCACCATGACTTTCCACAATGGCATCGTGTGCGGCAAGTGCTTCGAACTTGTTCTCCGCAGTAACAAAAGGTTTCCCGGTAAACTCGGCAATGTATTTGGCTACAAGCACATCGTAGCCTTTTGGTGTATTCAAACCAGTACCCACGGCGGTTCCGCCAAGAGCAAGTTCACTCAAGTGGGGCAATGTATTTTTTAACGCTTTCAACCCATGGTTCAATTGTGAAACGTAGCCTGAAAATTCCTGGCCCAAGGTTAGGGGAGTGGCATCCATTAAATGGGTTCTGCCAATCTTGACCACATCCTTGAATTCTTTGGATTTTTTCTCCAAGGTATCCCTAAGTTGCTCCACACCGGGAATGGTGACCTCCACAATTTTTTTGTAGGCCGCAATGTGCATTCCCGTTGGGAAAGTATCGTTGGAGGACTGACTCTTGTTCACATCATCGTTGGGCTGAATGGTTTTTTCGCCCTCTCCGATTTTTTTACCGGCAATTTCGTGCGCGCGGTTGGCAATTACCTCGTTCACGTTCATGTTGCTCTGGGTACCCGAACCGGTTTGCCATATGACCAAAGGAAATTGGTCATCGTGCTTGCCATCAAGAATTTCATCACAGACTTGGGCAATAAGATCTCTTTTTTCTTGGCTCAGCACTCCAAGTTTGTGATTGGTGTAGGCCGCCGCCTTTTTTAAATAAGCAAATCCGTACACCACATCCAAGGGCATGGAAGCAGGAGCACCAATTTTAAAGTTGTTTCGGGAACGTTCGGTTTGGGCGCCCCAATATTTATCGGCGGGTACTTTTACCTCGCCCATGGTATCTTTTTCAATCCTGAAACTCATAGTTTAAAATTTTGTCCTACAAAGGTAGGATATAGGGTATTTATATGGTAGTTCATCGAGATAAATACACTTTTTTTTGTACATCTATTTGCTTTTTTTGATAAGAAGAAAGTATCTTTGTTAAAACAAAAGGAGTAAAGATGTTCGAATTTGACCAATATTTAGGTTTTTTAGCTTTTCTAACAATTTTGACAATCGGTTTTTGGTTGATGATATTCTTGTTGACCTTTGTAGTACCTTACTGGTTGATCGGTAACCTAAGGGAAATGTATAAAGAAAGAAAAGAGGCCAAACGCGCCCAGCTCGAAGAATAAGATATACGAAAAGAAGCATTTGGCTTCTTTTTTATTTTAACCTAATTTAAAAATAGCCTTTAATCCA from Flagellimonas oceani encodes the following:
- a CDS encoding Gfo/Idh/MocA family protein — translated: METKIRWGIVGPGKIARKFVSDLLLVDDAEVTAVASRSMERAKEFAEEYNVEHTFGSYDELFQSGTVDIVYIATPHNFHKELSIKALENGIGVLCEKPMGVNRAEVAEQVNASKKHNAFLMEAMWSRFNPSIKKVKELVDAGEIGDLKYLYADFAFYALDRDEDSRLLNPNLASGTILDIGIYPIFLSYLLLGMPEHIMASSKFHDNGTELQTSMIFDYPDAQAMLYSGFTSRSRMDAEISGEKGELFLKSRWHEADEYTMVKEDETKKFSLPLKGIGYYYEILEVHECLRSNKTESDLWSHQNSLDLSELLDSVRKKCGVSFPFET
- a CDS encoding CAL67264 family membrane protein, which gives rise to MGMNKNTVLAWATWIMIFVGIGMIALGAFKYDEVAGWGFAAVGIGFFAVAWVFNALKGRV
- the ettA gene encoding energy-dependent translational throttle protein EttA; the encoded protein is MSDDKKVIFSMSGVTKTYKTANTPVLKNIYLSFFYGAKIGILGLNGSGKSTLLKIIAGVDKNYQGDVVFSPGYSVGYLEQEPQLDENKTVLEVVKEGVAETVAILDEYNKINDMFGLPEVYEDADKMQKLMDKQAALQDQIDAANAWELDTKLEIAMDALRTPESDKKISVLSGGERRRVALCRLLLKEPDVLLLDEPTNHLDAESVHWLEHHLAQYKGTVIAVTHDRYFLDNVAGWILELDRGEGIPWKGNYSSWLDQKAKRLEQESKQASKRQKTLERELDWVRQGAKGRQAKQKARLKNYDKLLSQDQKQMEEKLEIYIPNGPRLGTNVIEAKGVSKAFGDKLLYENLNFNLPQAGIVGIIGPNGAGKTTIFKMIMGEETPDKGEFIVGDTAKLAYVDQSHSNIDPDKSIWENFSDSQELIMMGGKQVNSRAYLSRFNFSGSEQNKKVNMLSGGERNRLHLAMTLKEEGNVLLLDEPTNDLDVNTLRALEEGLENFAGCAVIISHDRWFLDRICTHILAFEGDSQVYFFEGSFSDYEENKKKRLGTDIMPKRIKYKKLIR
- a CDS encoding MBL fold metallo-hydrolase; the encoded protein is MKKNITTTIGALLLLMVSCKQKEKKQEETADVEKTAVEVEAPAAANIIPIEHATAVIEWDDHTIYIDPVGGKAAFEGQKSPDIIFITDIHGDHFNPETLNELDLEGVQIIAPDAVVLQMEENLSSKTTTMKNGESKDIAGFTVKAIPMYNLREEAKDFHVKGRGNGYVFTFGDERIYFSGDTEDIPEMRALENIDKAFICMNLPYTMTVESAADAVLEFKPDQVYPYHYRGRPDVSDVGQFKTLVNNGDSNIEVVQWDWYPTEDF
- the fumC gene encoding class II fumarate hydratase, which gives rise to MSFRIEKDTMGEVKVPADKYWGAQTERSRNNFKIGAPASMPLDVVYGFAYLKKAAAYTNHKLGVLSQEKRDLIAQVCDEILDGKHDDQFPLVIWQTGSGTQSNMNVNEVIANRAHEIAGKKIGEGEKTIQPNDDVNKSQSSNDTFPTGMHIAAYKKIVEVTIPGVEQLRDTLEKKSKEFKDVVKIGRTHLMDATPLTLGQEFSGYVSQLNHGLKALKNTLPHLSELALGGTAVGTGLNTPKGYDVLVAKYIAEFTGKPFVTAENKFEALAAHDAIVESHGALKQLAVSLNKIANDIRMMASGPRSGIGEIIIPANEPGSSIMPGKVNPTQCEAITMVCAQVMGNDVAISVGGTQGHYELNVFKPVMAANILQSAQLIGDACVSFDENCAAGIEPNHEIIKTLLNNSLMLVTALNTKIGYYKAAEIANTAHKNGTTLREEAINLGYVTAEEYDEWVKPEDMVGSLK